GTCTCCCCCCTGCCATCAGAGCACAAGACTCTGACTCCCAAACCGGGACCGGGGAAGGGGTGTCTCCAGATCAGATTCCCGGGTAATCCAAGCTTTTCGCCCAATTCCCGAACTTCATCTTTATAAAGCTGAGCAAGTGGCTCAATTACATGACCACGTTCTATAAGTTCAAGGATTAGATCGACACGGTTATGATGCGTTTTAATGCGATCAGCATGCTTTGTTCCGGCACTTTCAATAGTGTCAGGATAAATAGTACCCTGGGCAAGAATCCACTCATCGGTATTAAGGTTCAATTCACCGAAGGCTTTTTCCTTAACTTTCAGGAACATATTACCGATGATAGAGCGTTTCTCTTCCGGGTCCACTACGCCTGTAAGAGCCGTGAGGAAATCCTCTGTGGCATCGATAACCTTCAGATTGTCAAACCCATGCTCACGCATATACTCTATTACCGCATTGGATTCACAATGGCGCATAAGACCGTTGTCGATATGAAGCCCCAGGACTTTTGAACTTCCCAATACTCTGTTTAATAATGTAAAAGACACAGAGGAGTCGACACCTCCTGATACCAGGAGAAAGACTTTGCGATTCCCGCACACAGCGATAATCTTTTCGGAAATTTCATTTAAAAAGGTGTCACTGTTCCAGTCGCGTTTACAGCCACAGATATCGATGAAATTGCTCAGTACCTTCATACCATTCATGCTGTCGGTAACTTCCGGATGGAATTGAAGGCCGTAGAAGTTTCTGCTGTGGTCAGCTACTGCGGCAAAGGTGCATTCGGGTGTTGAGGCGAGAGTAATAAATCCCGTGGGGAGCATCTCCACCGAATCACCATGACTCATCCAGACCTGCTCTTCTTCCTGCAGTCCGCTGAAAAGAGGAGATTTTTCCCGGATATTTATCACTGCTTTTCCGTACTCTCTTCTCTGTCCTCTGCAAACTTTCCCACCCAGTTTTTTTGCAAGGAGCTGATGTCCGTAACAGAGTCCAAGCACCGGTATTTTCAGATCCAGGATAGCACCATCGAAACCAGGGCTCTGCTTGTCAAGTGTACTGAAGGGAGATCCTGAAAGAATTATCCCTCTGAAAGAGCCCAGTTCAGAAGCAGAGATATCGTTGGGCAGGATTTCGGAGTAAACCCTGAGCCTCCGTATCCGGTTAGCTATAAGATGAGCATACTGTCCACCAAAATCAAGCACTGCAATTTTTTCCATTAGTATTCCTTTTAAGGAAAGTGTCTGCTGTTGCAAAGCAGGCAATAACTTTCTATATTATTATTACAAACCCGAACAAATGGGAGGAATACTTCCGTGCGCGACAGAAATTTCCGTAAACCATTGGGCAACTTTTTTATCAAAAAGTCTCTTCAGTTCAGATTTACTATTCAGATACTGCTTATTTTCCTGGTCTGTGTACTTGCCACCACAGTCTCGTTCATGCACATTTACAATTCCAAGTCCAGAGAGGGCAGTTTTTATTACATGAGCAATGATATAATGAAGGATCTTCAGCTTAAAAGCATTCTGGGGATAGTACTGCCACCGGTAGTAGCTGCCGAACTGGTTGCTGTACTTCTTGCTTTTGGAATAGGTCTGTTTTCTTCCAGAAAAATCGCAGTTCCTGTTTACAAGATCGAGAAGTGGGCAGCAAAGCTTAAAAATGGAAAACTCAATACCACTCTTGCGTTTCGAGAAGAGGACCGACTGAAGGAACTGGCAGTGCAGTGCAATGCCGCTACAGACTTCTACAGGCAGATATTCAGTGAGATAAAAACTCATACTGAAGGCATTTCCGAATTCCCCACTCAGCCCGAAAAAGTAATTGATAGCAGCAACCGCATAAAAGAACTGCTGAGCAGGATTGATTTATAAGCATCTCACATTCCGATTTCAGCCAGTTTTTCAAAGAGCTCTTTAGCCGCTCTCCCCAGCTTTTCCGGTGTTCTGACATGGACATGCACCAACTGATCGCCGTTTTCTCTTCTATGAAGAGCAGGCAACCCCTTGCCTTTGAGCCGGAAGATTTTTTCAGATTGTGTTCCAGCCGGTATCTTCAGATTCACCTTGCCATTGATAGTCGGAACGGTTTTATTGGCACCCAGTGCAGCTTCGGAAAAAGAGATATCCAGATCG
This genomic window from Fibrobacter sp. contains:
- the guaA gene encoding glutamine-hydrolyzing GMP synthase, with protein sequence MEKIAVLDFGGQYAHLIANRIRRLRVYSEILPNDISASELGSFRGIILSGSPFSTLDKQSPGFDGAILDLKIPVLGLCYGHQLLAKKLGGKVCRGQRREYGKAVINIREKSPLFSGLQEEEQVWMSHGDSVEMLPTGFITLASTPECTFAAVADHSRNFYGLQFHPEVTDSMNGMKVLSNFIDICGCKRDWNSDTFLNEISEKIIAVCGNRKVFLLVSGGVDSSVSFTLLNRVLGSSKVLGLHIDNGLMRHCESNAVIEYMREHGFDNLKVIDATEDFLTALTGVVDPEEKRSIIGNMFLKVKEKAFGELNLNTDEWILAQGTIYPDTIESAGTKHADRIKTHHNRVDLILELIERGHVIEPLAQLYKDEVRELGEKLGLPGNLIWRHPFPGPGLGVRVLCSDGRGETIPEDVARDLQVLVESDNYSATVIPIKSVGVQGDERSYAHPALLTGACDWKLLEAISTKITNNFRSINRVVYGIKTGKTLKYSLIPAYITRDRLEKLRAVDDLVTRQLQKSGEYDTVWQMPVVLLPLVNESGDECVVLRPIVSREAMTARFIPLKNETLEAIVKGVSSIKGIGDIFYDITHKPPATIEWE
- a CDS encoding methyl-accepting chemotaxis protein, producing the protein MRDRNFRKPLGNFFIKKSLQFRFTIQILLIFLVCVLATTVSFMHIYNSKSREGSFYYMSNDIMKDLQLKSILGIVLPPVVAAELVAVLLAFGIGLFSSRKIAVPVYKIEKWAAKLKNGKLNTTLAFREEDRLKELAVQCNAATDFYRQIFSEIKTHTEGISEFPTQPEKVIDSSNRIKELLSRIDL